In Alteromonas sp. V450, the following proteins share a genomic window:
- a CDS encoding LPS-assembly protein LptD — MKKTCAMLVSATLMPTVAFAQETTKSALNTASSAVPLELCSAEPIAFSSQSLMPKGHVKVEANRTEIVENKVALFSGNVDITSDSATISASQAQVNGNGKDLIAKGDVTYQDAQLKVESDSVSLRSEEERLEMKNTRYQLTGFVGQGAAQDILLDTDTGIVLKDVSFTTCPDGEEDWLLRASEISLEKGTVWGQAKHTRFYIADVPVFYLPYFAFPVSNERQTGLLFPELTSSSRTGVDYTQPFYWNIAPNYDMTISPRVMTRRGVQLNTEFRYLTDNSQGKAYVEYLPSDSDISGNPDRYFYRLEHQGVIAEDWLLNVDFNGLSDNNYLLDLGSDYYSRADTHLYRSIGLSYYSQNLSVNMQIKDFEVLGDTADSYRALPELKMRYTTSLGDYVEFDLESEIAHFDNNSSTAPTATRYHIAPTVSLPVRAAWGEFVAETTLFQTVYQQDNVEGTNLDESVDRTLGQARLYGALYFERETSFFSNDMSMTLEPKVQYLYTSYEDQTAIGFYDSTPLLTDVEGLFRGQEFTGLDRISDNNQITLGVTTRTLDKNNREQFVLSVGQIFYLEDNKVIAATKNQDRSALAAEVDWRLNDRWFLHTDVQVTTETDKVDLSSVGVEYRKDDSRFVQLNHRYVRDLSGETIDQIGLSASWPLSENWHWVGRTYRDLERDRSVETYTGIQYESCCWAIRLVAQRSLNNRYNEGGLQNTDDFDSGISLQFIFKGIGSSGARRNMLQDGMFGYRQPYSLN; from the coding sequence ATGAAAAAAACCTGCGCCATGCTTGTTTCCGCGACCCTTATGCCTACTGTCGCGTTTGCACAGGAAACGACGAAATCAGCTTTAAACACAGCTTCAAGTGCAGTGCCACTTGAGCTTTGCTCTGCCGAACCCATCGCATTTTCCTCGCAATCATTGATGCCAAAAGGTCACGTCAAAGTAGAAGCCAACAGAACGGAAATAGTAGAAAATAAGGTGGCCTTGTTCTCTGGCAATGTCGATATTACGTCAGACTCTGCCACTATCAGTGCATCTCAAGCTCAAGTTAACGGCAATGGCAAAGACCTCATAGCAAAGGGCGATGTGACTTACCAAGACGCCCAACTAAAAGTAGAAAGCGACTCCGTTTCACTGCGCTCTGAAGAAGAACGATTGGAAATGAAAAACACCCGTTATCAGCTGACGGGATTTGTTGGTCAAGGTGCAGCTCAAGATATTCTGCTTGATACAGATACAGGCATCGTTTTAAAAGATGTGAGCTTCACAACCTGTCCAGATGGAGAGGAAGATTGGTTGCTACGTGCAAGTGAAATAAGCCTTGAAAAGGGTACCGTGTGGGGGCAAGCCAAACACACCCGTTTCTATATTGCTGACGTGCCGGTTTTTTATCTGCCGTATTTTGCATTTCCTGTTAGTAATGAACGTCAAACCGGCCTTTTGTTTCCTGAGCTAACGAGTTCAAGCCGAACGGGAGTGGATTACACTCAGCCATTTTACTGGAACATCGCGCCAAACTACGACATGACAATATCGCCAAGAGTAATGACACGTCGAGGGGTTCAATTAAATACTGAATTTCGTTACTTAACAGATAACAGTCAAGGCAAAGCCTACGTAGAATATTTGCCAAGCGATTCGGATATTTCCGGAAACCCAGACCGTTACTTTTACCGGCTTGAACATCAGGGAGTCATCGCCGAGGATTGGTTACTCAATGTCGACTTTAATGGCCTAAGCGACAACAACTATCTGTTAGATTTGGGCTCTGATTATTACAGCCGCGCCGACACCCACTTGTATAGAAGTATTGGCTTAAGTTATTACTCTCAGAATTTGTCTGTCAACATGCAGATAAAAGACTTTGAAGTACTGGGCGACACAGCAGATAGCTATCGCGCGCTCCCAGAGTTAAAGATGCGATACACAACGTCTTTAGGTGACTATGTAGAGTTTGATCTTGAGTCTGAAATTGCGCATTTTGATAACAATTCAAGTACTGCACCCACGGCAACGCGCTATCACATAGCACCGACGGTATCATTACCTGTGCGCGCCGCCTGGGGAGAATTCGTTGCTGAAACAACGTTATTTCAAACTGTTTATCAACAAGATAATGTCGAAGGCACTAATTTAGACGAGAGTGTGGATAGAACGCTAGGTCAAGCAAGACTGTATGGTGCGCTTTATTTCGAAAGAGAAACCTCGTTTTTCAGTAACGATATGTCAATGACTCTTGAACCCAAAGTGCAGTATCTTTACACGTCGTACGAAGACCAGACCGCAATCGGATTCTACGATTCAACCCCTTTGTTAACAGACGTTGAAGGCCTGTTCAGAGGTCAAGAGTTCACAGGTTTAGACCGAATCAGCGACAATAACCAAATCACGTTGGGTGTAACAACGCGCACGCTTGATAAAAACAATCGGGAACAATTCGTTCTTAGCGTAGGTCAGATATTCTATCTTGAAGATAATAAAGTTATTGCAGCAACGAAAAATCAAGATCGTTCAGCGTTAGCGGCCGAGGTTGACTGGCGTTTGAACGACAGGTGGTTTTTACACACCGACGTTCAAGTTACAACTGAAACCGACAAAGTCGACTTAAGCAGCGTGGGTGTGGAATATCGAAAAGACGACTCCCGGTTTGTTCAACTAAATCATCGTTACGTTCGTGATTTAAGTGGTGAGACGATAGATCAAATTGGTTTGTCGGCAAGCTGGCCATTGTCTGAAAACTGGCATTGGGTTGGAAGAACTTACCGCGATCTTGAGCGAGACCGAAGCGTAGAGACCTATACAGGCATTCAATATGAATCTTGTTGTTGGGCTATAAGGCTAGTTGCTCAGCGCAGCCTAAATAATCGCTATAATGAGGGTGGATTACAGAATACTGACGACTTCGATTCTGGTATTTCACTGCAATTTATCTTTAAAGGTATTGGTTCGTCTGGCGCTAGAAGAAATATGCTGCAAGACGGAATGTTTGGCTATCGACAGCCTTACAGTTTAAATTAA
- the djlA gene encoding co-chaperone DjlA, giving the protein MSVWGKILGVLFGFMFLKFFGAVLGLIVGHLFDKAYSQDFNQLGGFGRFFTDQNSLKQQAIFFHSLFSALGHLAKSDGSVTDHEIQVATALMDEMQLSGEARTEAQNAFREGKARDFPLEESLKSFYDATHGRRDILQVFLEILIQAAFADGKLSQEEYRVLEKVAKPLGFRRRDLEFLISAYEAELRFRQRNGQRYQNYSQHQRSRNEQTSYSEQASVDDAYRILGVSAKDDEKTIKRAYRKRMSEHHPDKLISKGLPEQAMEIAKKKSQDIQAAYELIKQKRGF; this is encoded by the coding sequence ATGTCAGTGTGGGGAAAAATTCTCGGCGTTCTGTTCGGTTTTATGTTTTTGAAGTTTTTTGGGGCTGTTTTGGGCCTCATCGTTGGGCACTTATTTGATAAGGCTTACAGTCAAGACTTCAATCAGCTGGGCGGGTTTGGGCGCTTTTTTACCGATCAAAATAGCCTAAAACAGCAAGCAATATTTTTTCATAGCTTGTTTAGTGCACTGGGCCATTTGGCAAAGTCTGATGGCAGTGTAACTGACCATGAAATCCAGGTAGCGACGGCATTAATGGATGAAATGCAATTATCTGGTGAAGCAAGAACTGAGGCGCAAAATGCGTTTAGAGAAGGAAAGGCGAGAGACTTTCCGTTAGAAGAGAGCCTCAAAAGCTTCTACGACGCGACTCATGGGAGACGCGATATATTGCAAGTATTTCTTGAGATACTGATTCAAGCTGCATTTGCTGATGGCAAGCTCTCGCAAGAAGAGTACCGGGTTTTGGAGAAAGTGGCCAAACCGCTAGGATTTAGACGAAGAGATCTGGAGTTCTTAATTTCTGCTTATGAAGCTGAATTGCGTTTTCGACAGCGAAATGGGCAGCGCTATCAAAATTATAGTCAGCATCAGCGCAGCCGAAACGAACAAACCTCTTATTCGGAGCAGGCAAGCGTTGACGATGCTTACCGCATTCTTGGCGTGAGTGCAAAAGACGATGAAAAAACCATAAAGCGGGCATACCGTAAACGAATGTCAGAGCATCACCCTGATAAACTGATATCTAAAGGTCTTCCTGAGCAGGCGATGGAAATTGCCAAAAAGAAATCACAGGATATTCAGGCCGCTTACGAACTTATTAAACAAAAGCGTGGTTTTTAG
- the xerD gene encoding site-specific tyrosine recombinase XerD: MAKQARQLTYVPAASQSHIDGFIEMLWLEKGLSEHTQQSYRTDLTKLALFCNNQGIKDISVLATEQLQDYLAFRFEQGLSTRSTQRALSAIRAFFVYLINRQVRVDSPVSALSNPKTPKALPTSLSEKQVEELLAAPNSEDPIECRDKSMLEVLYATGLRVSELISLTMDQISLQQGVVRVVGKGNKERLVPLGEEAIEWLLTYIKTARPVLSSKQSEFVFLSRRGQKMTRQTFWHRIKYYAVKAGIEQHLSPHTLRHAFATHLLNHGADLRVVQMLLGHSDLSTTQIYTHVATERLQTLIHSHHPRG; this comes from the coding sequence GTGGCTAAACAAGCGCGACAACTCACCTATGTACCCGCTGCAAGCCAGTCACATATTGATGGCTTCATTGAGATGTTGTGGTTAGAAAAGGGGTTGTCGGAGCACACTCAGCAGAGTTACCGAACAGATTTGACTAAGCTAGCGCTTTTTTGCAATAACCAAGGCATTAAAGATATTAGCGTGCTAGCGACTGAACAGTTACAAGATTATTTGGCTTTTAGGTTTGAGCAGGGCCTGTCAACAAGAAGCACGCAGCGTGCGTTGAGCGCTATTCGCGCTTTCTTTGTTTATCTCATTAACCGGCAAGTTAGGGTGGATAGCCCTGTATCAGCGCTGTCTAATCCGAAAACGCCTAAAGCGTTGCCCACATCGCTTAGCGAAAAACAAGTAGAAGAACTTCTTGCAGCACCGAATTCTGAAGACCCCATCGAATGTCGAGATAAAAGCATGCTTGAAGTGCTTTATGCAACGGGCCTTCGGGTAAGTGAATTGATCAGTTTAACGATGGATCAAATCAGTCTGCAGCAAGGTGTGGTAAGGGTGGTTGGAAAAGGCAATAAAGAACGGCTTGTGCCATTAGGTGAAGAGGCCATTGAGTGGTTGCTTACCTATATTAAAACAGCTCGACCAGTGCTTTCATCAAAGCAGTCAGAGTTTGTATTTTTGAGTAGGCGTGGGCAAAAGATGACACGGCAAACATTTTGGCACCGCATTAAATACTATGCCGTAAAAGCCGGTATTGAACAGCATCTGTCACCTCACACATTGCGTCATGCTTTTGCTACGCATTTGTTAAACCACGGTGCAGACTTACGCGTTGTACAAATGCTATTAGGGCACAGCGACCTGTCTACAACGCAGATATACACTCATGTAGCCACAGAACGATTACAAACGCTTATTCATAGTCACCATCCAAGGGGATGA
- the dsbC gene encoding bifunctional protein-disulfide isomerase/oxidoreductase DsbC — translation MKNVVLAGVLAVSSLAALSTNAADEAAIKEKLSSTLGLEVDAIADSPVSGLVQVSTNRGLFYVSEDGGYLLQARVFNIDENMRNETEIALSSMRQESVRAMEEASISFKAKDEKYVINVFTDISCGYCRKLHNEIGQLNDAGITVNYLAFPRAGLNSQNYDDMVSVWCAENPQKAITEAKAGENVASASCTNKVAEQYMLGQKLGVNGTPNIILPDGTLIPGYQPAALIVKALEEAG, via the coding sequence ATGAAAAATGTGGTACTTGCAGGCGTACTCGCTGTTTCATCGTTAGCAGCGTTGAGTACCAATGCAGCGGATGAGGCTGCTATTAAAGAAAAGCTTAGCAGTACATTAGGCCTTGAAGTTGACGCTATTGCTGACTCTCCTGTCTCTGGTCTTGTGCAAGTCTCTACTAATAGAGGCTTATTCTACGTTAGCGAAGACGGCGGATACTTGCTACAAGCTCGTGTTTTTAATATTGACGAAAATATGCGAAATGAGACCGAAATAGCACTATCTTCTATGCGCCAGGAAAGCGTGCGTGCAATGGAAGAAGCGTCTATCTCATTTAAAGCGAAAGACGAAAAGTACGTGATAAATGTGTTCACCGACATATCCTGCGGATATTGCCGAAAGCTGCACAATGAGATTGGTCAGCTTAACGATGCAGGGATTACCGTTAATTATCTGGCATTTCCACGTGCAGGCTTAAACAGTCAAAACTACGATGACATGGTGTCAGTATGGTGTGCCGAAAATCCGCAAAAAGCGATTACTGAGGCTAAAGCAGGCGAAAACGTAGCGAGTGCAAGCTGCACGAACAAAGTGGCGGAGCAGTATATGTTAGGGCAAAAACTGGGTGTCAATGGCACGCCGAATATTATACTGCCTGATGGTACGCTTATTCCTGGATATCAGCCAGCAGCGCTAATTGTGAAAGCGTTAGAAGAAGCCGGTTAA
- the recJ gene encoding single-stranded-DNA-specific exonuclease RecJ has product MILPVVRRVVTGESLSEDLHPVIDRIYRGREVRSLNELENGLKGLTHFNELKGMAEAVSLLAQAVKRNKRIIIVGDFDADGATSTSVCILALREMGFSNVDYLIPNRFDFGYGLSVPIVDVAVQQGADVIVTVDNGISCIDGVKHAKAQGLDVIVTDHHLPGDTLPPADAIVNPNQPACTFPSKNLAGVGVAFYVMLALKAALQKEGYFEQRRLVPPNLATLLDIVAVGTVADVVPLDKNNRILVHQGLQRIRAGKCRPGIKALVEVANRECGYLTSTDLGFVVGPRLNAAGRLDDMSQGIACLLEDDVIQARMMASELDALNKERREIEAGMKAQAEQALEKMSLNEGDMPSALVVYREDFHQGVIGIVAGRLKEQYLKPVIAFAHQDDEVVKGSARSIPGVHIRDVLDEVNTRYPGIIDKFGGHAMAAGLSLAVTNLPAFEKAFIEIAGAYVAKLEGSHVLMSDGDLNASELSLSFARLLRQAGPFGQGFESPMFDGEFSLVDQRLVGQKHLKMVLKTNDGSEVDAIAFNVDLAQWPNASITHIHIAYRLDINVFRGQENVQLIVEQLEAR; this is encoded by the coding sequence ATGATTTTACCTGTAGTGCGCCGAGTTGTGACCGGCGAAAGTTTAAGTGAAGACTTACACCCCGTTATTGACAGAATTTATCGGGGGCGTGAGGTACGGTCACTCAATGAGCTTGAGAATGGACTGAAAGGCTTAACGCACTTTAATGAACTAAAGGGAATGGCAGAAGCAGTTAGCTTGTTAGCGCAGGCGGTCAAGCGCAACAAACGCATTATTATTGTTGGAGATTTTGATGCTGATGGTGCAACCAGTACGTCAGTATGCATTTTGGCATTGCGCGAAATGGGATTTTCCAACGTCGACTATCTGATACCAAATCGTTTCGATTTTGGCTATGGTTTAAGTGTTCCCATCGTTGATGTGGCTGTTCAACAAGGCGCTGACGTTATTGTAACCGTGGATAACGGTATTTCGTGCATTGACGGCGTAAAACACGCGAAGGCGCAAGGACTTGATGTCATAGTGACCGACCACCACTTACCCGGTGACACACTGCCGCCCGCTGACGCTATAGTCAATCCTAATCAGCCTGCGTGTACCTTTCCATCAAAAAACCTCGCCGGTGTTGGCGTTGCGTTTTACGTCATGTTGGCATTAAAGGCTGCACTTCAAAAAGAAGGGTATTTTGAACAGCGCCGACTTGTGCCGCCAAATTTAGCCACATTACTTGATATCGTGGCAGTCGGAACCGTCGCGGATGTGGTGCCATTAGATAAAAATAATCGGATTTTGGTTCACCAAGGCTTACAGCGTATTCGTGCAGGTAAATGCAGGCCGGGCATAAAAGCATTAGTTGAGGTGGCGAACCGCGAATGCGGATATTTAACGTCAACAGATCTTGGGTTTGTCGTGGGGCCTAGACTCAATGCTGCAGGTCGACTGGATGACATGTCGCAGGGCATTGCCTGCCTATTGGAAGACGATGTAATTCAAGCGCGCATGATGGCCAGTGAGCTTGATGCGTTAAATAAAGAGCGCCGAGAAATAGAGGCTGGAATGAAAGCGCAAGCCGAGCAGGCGCTAGAAAAAATGTCGTTGAATGAAGGCGATATGCCTAGCGCACTGGTGGTATATCGCGAGGATTTCCATCAAGGGGTAATTGGTATTGTTGCAGGAAGATTGAAGGAACAGTATCTGAAACCCGTTATCGCGTTTGCCCATCAAGATGACGAGGTAGTTAAGGGGTCGGCCCGCTCCATTCCTGGCGTTCATATTCGAGATGTACTTGACGAAGTAAATACGCGCTATCCGGGAATAATCGATAAATTCGGTGGGCATGCCATGGCGGCGGGATTGAGCCTTGCTGTGACGAACTTACCGGCATTTGAAAAGGCATTTATTGAAATAGCCGGTGCGTATGTGGCTAAACTTGAGGGAAGTCACGTATTGATGTCCGACGGCGATCTAAATGCCAGTGAACTTTCTCTCTCCTTTGCCCGTTTGCTTCGACAAGCAGGTCCTTTTGGACAAGGTTTTGAATCTCCAATGTTCGACGGTGAATTTTCGTTGGTTGATCAGCGACTTGTTGGGCAAAAGCATCTTAAAATGGTGTTAAAAACAAATGACGGTAGTGAAGTTGACGCTATTGCATTTAATGTGGACTTAGCACAATGGCCAAACGCTTCGATAACGCATATTCACATAGCATACCGACTTGATATCAACGTATTTAGAGGTCAAGAGAATGTACAGCTTATCGTTGAACAGTTAGAAGCGCGGTAG
- the recO gene encoding DNA repair protein RecO, producing MNTEWLNAYVLHRRPYRETSYIVDFFTLEEGKVSAVAKGVKNSKSDKKSLLQPFQQLRLQLSGKSDLKNLRHVESVRPSVSLTGNALFCAMYLNELTNRVMPAELASDGVFYAYTDALTALRDVSDVEATLRQFEFALLDEMGLLPDFTFDVEYELPIVANERYNFQPDAGFIKLPRDYTVIKGIPGEALLALSEGAFTPLSKKVAKVLCRELLKPLIGDKPLKSRELFTQK from the coding sequence ATGAACACTGAATGGCTTAATGCTTACGTATTGCACCGACGCCCTTACCGGGAAACCAGTTATATTGTTGACTTTTTTACACTGGAAGAAGGTAAGGTTAGCGCCGTAGCCAAAGGGGTAAAAAACAGTAAGTCAGACAAAAAAAGTCTATTACAGCCATTCCAACAATTGCGCTTGCAGCTTAGCGGCAAATCAGACTTGAAGAACCTTCGCCATGTTGAAAGTGTAAGGCCATCAGTTTCGCTTACTGGTAACGCGCTTTTTTGTGCGATGTACTTAAATGAGCTTACTAATCGAGTTATGCCAGCAGAACTTGCCAGTGATGGTGTATTTTATGCCTACACCGATGCATTGACAGCATTGCGCGATGTTAGTGACGTTGAAGCGACCCTTCGACAGTTCGAATTTGCCCTGCTTGACGAAATGGGGTTGCTCCCTGATTTCACGTTTGACGTAGAGTATGAATTACCCATAGTGGCCAATGAACGCTACAATTTTCAACCTGATGCGGGGTTTATCAAGTTACCCCGAGATTATACCGTCATAAAAGGGATCCCCGGAGAGGCGCTTTTGGCTTTGTCTGAGGGGGCGTTTACGCCCTTGAGTAAAAAAGTAGCGAAGGTGCTGTGTAGGGAACTTTTAAAGCCGCTCATCGGTGATAAACCGCTTAAAAGCCGAGAACTATTTACGCAAAAATAA
- the pdxJ gene encoding pyridoxine 5'-phosphate synthase, whose product MSTILLGVNIDHIATLRNARGTHYPDPVHAAVIAERAGADGITVHLREDRRHIKDRDVRILAQTINTRLNLEMAVTEEMLAIAEEVKPVFCCLVPEKREELTTEGGLDVAGNFDNIKAACERLANANILVSLFIDADKAQIDAAAACNAPYIEIHTGQYAEATSEEEQNKELARLVEGIEYADSLGLKVNAGHGLHYHNVKPIAAIPQLIELNIGHAIIARAAFDGLHTAVADMRKLMLEARAGI is encoded by the coding sequence ATGAGCACAATATTATTAGGCGTTAACATTGATCACATCGCTACCCTGCGTAACGCGAGGGGAACGCACTATCCGGATCCTGTTCATGCTGCCGTTATTGCCGAACGAGCGGGCGCCGATGGCATAACCGTTCATCTACGTGAAGATCGTCGCCATATTAAAGATCGCGACGTGCGTATCTTGGCGCAAACTATTAATACTCGTCTCAATCTAGAAATGGCAGTAACCGAAGAAATGTTGGCTATTGCCGAAGAAGTAAAGCCTGTCTTTTGCTGCTTAGTACCAGAAAAGCGCGAAGAGCTAACTACCGAAGGTGGTCTTGATGTGGCAGGGAATTTTGACAACATCAAAGCGGCGTGTGAGCGACTTGCTAATGCGAACATTTTGGTGTCGCTATTTATTGATGCAGACAAAGCGCAAATTGACGCGGCCGCAGCATGTAACGCTCCTTACATCGAAATTCACACCGGACAATACGCAGAAGCCACCAGCGAAGAAGAACAGAACAAAGAGCTAGCTCGCTTAGTTGAAGGTATTGAATACGCAGATAGCTTAGGACTTAAAGTGAATGCAGGTCATGGCTTGCACTATCACAATGTTAAACCCATTGCGGCCATTCCTCAGCTAATCGAGCTTAATATTGGGCATGCTATTATCGCTCGCGCAGCGTTTGACGGCCTTCATACGGCCGTGGCTGATATGCGCAAGCTTATGCTTGAAGCGCGAGCGGGCATTTAA
- the acpS gene encoding holo-ACP synthase yields the protein MAIAGLGTDIVEIARLGKGDGANARLAKRVLTPAEWQQFNEHGTPVRFLAKRFAAKEAAVKALGTGIGNGISWQHIEVRNNDLGAPELYFSGEFAAMCKSRGITRSVVSISDEQHYAVATVILESE from the coding sequence GTGGCGATTGCGGGGCTAGGTACTGACATTGTAGAGATAGCGCGACTTGGTAAAGGTGACGGTGCTAATGCGCGTTTAGCCAAGCGGGTACTTACACCTGCCGAGTGGCAGCAGTTTAACGAGCACGGTACGCCAGTTCGCTTCTTGGCCAAGCGTTTTGCCGCCAAGGAAGCGGCGGTAAAAGCCCTTGGCACTGGAATTGGAAACGGGATCAGCTGGCAGCATATAGAAGTGCGCAATAACGATTTAGGTGCGCCAGAGCTTTATTTTTCTGGCGAGTTTGCTGCAATGTGCAAAAGCCGAGGTATCACGCGAAGCGTGGTCAGTATTTCAGATGAGCAGCATTATGCTGTTGCAACCGTTATACTAGAGTCTGAATAG
- the rlmD gene encoding 23S rRNA (uracil(1939)-C(5))-methyltransferase RlmD: MANLFKQSRSKQKGKTSLTERATSKKGNARANAQVAGLRFGKSKNAADTSETQKPNTVTIEDLDWMGNGVVRGNPMVFVEGALVGETCDIEVLSSKKKVINARATNILSPSDERQAPFCPVFDVCGGCQLQHIKPEAALEQRDRALKVMMERHLAMKPHVWQAPLVGPRPQYRRKARLAIDARNPNHIKLGFREANSNNVINVETCPILVDPLSALIGPLRDALTGFESARHIGHISLIAGDNISHLVIKHTKALEAELIDAVSELVNNSSSINGDVIELKLENKQGQIRSVGRGTDMVMNTVNGCSISPSANDFIQINKVVNEKMVNQAIGWLNPKPNERIADWFSGLGNFTLPIAKLGAKVQAVEGVAEMVRRAKDNAQQQGIENVEWLHLDLADKTNVEASLQQGFDKVLLDPSREGALTVCHALVKALPKTIVYVSCNPSTFSRDAKVLIDGGYEMEKAGVAEMFPFTHHMEMMALFTRKQQ, encoded by the coding sequence TTGGCAAACCTTTTTAAACAATCTCGCAGCAAGCAAAAAGGCAAAACGTCGCTTACTGAACGTGCAACTTCAAAAAAAGGGAATGCTAGAGCCAACGCACAGGTCGCTGGACTTCGATTTGGGAAAAGCAAAAATGCAGCGGATACCAGTGAAACTCAAAAGCCTAACACGGTCACCATTGAAGATTTAGACTGGATGGGCAATGGCGTAGTGCGCGGCAATCCGATGGTATTTGTTGAAGGTGCCCTTGTAGGAGAAACCTGCGACATAGAGGTGCTATCTAGCAAAAAGAAAGTCATTAACGCTAGGGCGACAAACATTCTTTCGCCAAGTGATGAAAGACAAGCGCCTTTTTGCCCTGTGTTTGATGTATGTGGTGGGTGTCAGCTACAGCACATAAAGCCCGAAGCTGCGCTTGAGCAACGTGACCGTGCTCTTAAAGTGATGATGGAACGTCACCTTGCAATGAAGCCACACGTTTGGCAAGCACCTCTAGTGGGGCCGCGCCCTCAATATCGCAGAAAAGCAAGGTTGGCTATAGATGCCCGCAACCCAAACCACATAAAGTTGGGCTTTCGCGAAGCAAATAGTAACAACGTTATCAATGTAGAAACCTGCCCAATATTGGTCGACCCGCTATCTGCACTTATCGGCCCTTTACGTGATGCGCTTACGGGGTTTGAGTCAGCACGCCATATTGGACATATTAGCCTTATTGCGGGCGACAACATCTCGCACCTTGTTATTAAACACACCAAAGCCCTCGAGGCTGAGCTTATTGATGCAGTGAGCGAATTAGTGAACAACAGTTCATCGATAAATGGCGATGTTATCGAATTAAAGCTTGAAAATAAGCAGGGGCAAATTCGCAGTGTGGGTCGTGGTACTGATATGGTTATGAACACGGTAAATGGCTGCTCAATTTCCCCAAGTGCTAACGACTTTATTCAAATAAATAAAGTGGTTAACGAAAAAATGGTTAATCAGGCAATAGGATGGCTAAACCCAAAGCCCAACGAGCGTATCGCTGATTGGTTTAGCGGGCTGGGCAATTTTACTTTACCTATTGCTAAGTTAGGTGCAAAGGTGCAGGCGGTAGAAGGCGTGGCAGAGATGGTGCGCCGCGCCAAAGACAATGCACAGCAACAGGGCATTGAAAATGTTGAGTGGCTGCATTTAGATTTGGCCGATAAGACCAACGTTGAGGCTTCATTACAGCAAGGCTTTGATAAAGTATTACTCGACCCTTCAAGAGAAGGGGCGTTGACCGTTTGTCATGCGCTTGTAAAAGCACTACCAAAAACGATAGTGTATGTTTCTTGCAACCCAAGTACGTTTTCTAGAGACGCGAAGGTGTTGATAGACGGAGGTTATGAAATGGAAAAAGCGGGCGTAGCAGAAATGTTCCCCTTCACCCATCACATGGAAATGATGGCCTTGTTTACGCGAAAGCAGCAGTAA